In Streptomyces camelliae, the sequence GGGGGGTGTAGCGGCCGTAGGCCGTCTCCTCCAGGAGGGCGACGTCGACCAGGCGGTCGAGGGCGGCCTCGGCGCGGCGTGCGTCGGTGTCGGTGAGCCGGGCGATCAGGGGGGCGCCGTAGGTCGGCAGGTCGAGCGCACCGATGCGGCGCAGGGCGAGGGCCGCGTCCCGGTCGGCCTCACGCTCCGCGGCGGCGAGCGCGTCGTGGGCGACGGCCAGGGAGCGCCGGACGCTCAGGTCGTCGTACTCCAGGTGGCGCAAGCGGCCGCCGGTCTCGGCGAGTTGGCCCGCCAGTACCTCGGGGGTGAGGGCACGGCGCGCGGCGAGCCGGGCGGCGACCACACGCAGCGCCAGCGGGAGCCGACCGGTCAGCTCGACCAGCGCGTGCCCGGCGTCCAGTCCCTCCCGGCCGCTCACCGCGCGCAGCAGCGCCGCGCTGTCCTCGCCGGTCAGCGGGGTCAGCGGGAAGCGCCGGGCACCGTCGAGGGCAGTCAGCGGCGAGCGGCTGGTGACGATCACGGCGCAGCCGGGTCCGGCCGGCAGCAGGGGCCGCACCTGGGCCGCGTTCGCCGCGTCGTCCAGCACCAGCAGGATGCGGGCCGGGGCGAACAGCGAGCGGAGCAACGCCGCTGCGGCGTCCGGGTGTTCGGGGACGTTCCGGGGCTCGACGCCCAGATCCCGCAGCAGGGCGGCGAGGGCCTGCGTGGCGGTGAGCGGGGTCATGCCGGGGGTGGCGCCGTGCAGGTTGACGTAGAGCTGACCGTCGGTGAAACGTTCCCTCAGCTCATGGGCGACATACAGCGCGAGCGCGCTCTTGCCGACGCCCGCCATGCCGCTGATCACGGCGATGGCGGGGGCCGGAGCGGGCGGCTCGGTGAGCGCCTGCCGCAGCTCGCGGTGCGCGTCGGCCCGCCCCGTGAAGTGCGCCGGCGGAGCGGGGAGCTGGGCCGGGCGCGGGGTCTGCCGCACGGCCAGCCCGCCCTCCTGCGGCCGCCCGTCCTCGCGCTCCTCCTCGCCGTCCGACACCGACCCGTCCTGGTCGTACGGCTGCTGACGGGGTGTTTCCTCGGCCTCCGGCTGCCGCTCCGCGCCGCTTTCCCGCAGCACCTCGACATGCGCCTCACGGACCGCCGGACCCGGCTCGATGCCGAGCTCGTCGATCAGGCGGGCGCGCAGGTCGCGGTGGACGGCGAGCGCCTCGGCCTGGCGGCCGGTGCGGTGCAGGGCCAGCATGAGCTGACGGTGGTACGCCTCGCGCAGCGGATGCTCGGCGACGAGCGCCGCCAGCTCCGGCGCGAGCGCGGCCAACCGTGCGCCGCCGAGCGCGAGTTCGGCGTCGTAGCGCCACTCCAGCAGAAGCAGCCGGGCCTCCTCCAGGCGCTGCACCAGGGGGTAACCGCCGAAGTCGGCCGGGAGCCCGCTCAGCGGGGTGCCGCGCCAGAGCGCGAGCCCGGCCGTGCACGCCCGTACGGCATCCGGCCACTTCCGCCGGGCGTGCGCGGCCCGCGCCTCGGCGACCAGGGCGTCGAAGACGTGCACGTCCAGCTCTCCGTGATCGACGCGCAGCACATACCCCGGCGGTACGGCCCTGAGCCGCTCGGGGTCGTCCAGGAGCCGGCGCAGCCGGGTGACGTGGTTGTGCAGGCTGGCCTGCGCGGAGACGGGCGGTGCCCCGCCCCACAGGGCGTCCTTCAGCGACTCGACCGACACGACCCGGCCCGCCTCCAGCAGCAGCGCGGCGAGCAGGGCACGCACTTTGGGGCTGCCGAGGGCGCGGACACCGTCCTCGGGGGTGTCGTCAAAGCCGCCGGCCGAGGAGCCGGCTGTGGTCTCGATCGAGGGCGCGTACGAGATCTCGTACGGCGGTCGGTCGTACAGGACCGGCGGTCCCAGCAGTCCGAACCGCAGCCCGTACCGCCGCATCACGCCGCTCCACTGCCTTCCCGCGCGGTCGGGTCCGACCGTGCTCCGCCGCGGGCGCTCGCCCGCCGTTCCCTGGCGGAAATCCGCCCTGTTCAGGGCGGTTTCCCGCCACCTTCTGCCTGCTGCCCCGGCCCCAGGACCGGCCTGTCCGACGACCGGTCTCCCGTACGCTCGGCAAGTTCCGGCCAACCGGTGCGCGACCTGCCGACGAACCGTTGGCCACATGTTAGCGATCCGTTGGCGGGGCCTGATGTGATCATTTCCATCGGATCCGGCCCCACGGCGCGCGCGTGTATCGCGTAACTCGGGGGAGTGTCGCCGCAGGCTGGATCCGGGGACGCAGGGGCCCCGGTCGGCGGAGGTGAACGACCGGGGTCCCGTCCCGTCTTCTCGGCGGATCCCCGACGGACTCCCGCCGTCCCGCCGCTCGGATCCGCGCCAACCGCCCTTGCGTACCGCTCAGATCACGGGCGGGCGCCCGAGCCGGCTGAGCCGCCACACCGTGCGCCAGCGCATGGGCCGCCGCTCCCCGGCCGGCTCCCGCAGACCCTCCACGAACCCGGCGCACCATGCCTTCAGCCCCGCGGAAGAGCGGGTGCGGGCGAGGGTGAGCAGCGTCCACACGCCGAGGTGCACCGGGACGAGCGCCAACGGCAGCCGGCGGCGGACCAGCCAGACGCGGTTGCGGGCGTTGACGCGGTAGTAGATGGCGTGCCGGGCCGGCGAGGTCTTGGGGTGCTGGAGCAGCAGCTCGGGCGCGTAGCGGATCTTCCAGCCGGCGTCGGCGGCGCGCCAGGCGAGGTCGGTCTCCTCGTGCGCGAAGAAGAACTCGGCGGGCCAGTCCCCGGTCTCGGCCAGCATCGCCATGCTCAGGGCGTGCCCGCCGCCGAGGAATCCGGTGACGTACCCCCCGCGCATCGGATCCGACTTGCCCACCCGGGGCACGTGCCGCTGCTGGGTCTCACCGTGCTCGTCGGCGATACGGAACCCGACGATGCCCAGGCGGGGATCGGCGGCGTACAGGTCGCGCACGCGGCGCAGCACATCGGCGTCGACGAGCAGCCCGTCGTCGTCCAGCTCCACGACGACGTCGACGTCCCCGAACTCGCGCAGCCGGGCCAGGGCCACGTTCCGGCCGCCGGGACAGCCGAGGTTCTCCTCGACGTCGATCGTGGTGACCTCGCCGGGCAGGGAGAGCCGGCGGGCGAACTCGGGCAGCCGGCAGCCGTTTCCGACGATCACGATGCGGGCGGGGGCGAGATCCTGCTTGGCCACGGACTCCAGCAGGGCGTCGACCTCGGCGGGCCGGTTGCCCATGGTCACCACGGCGACGGCGATCCTCGGCTCCACCACGTCCCTCATCCCATCCGGCCGACGGCGTCGCCGCACCCCGACCGCGCGGCGCCCACCGTTCACCAAGATGTTGCCTCAGCTACGGCCGTTGCTCCGACTCGGATCCGCTTTGCCGCCTTTTTGCGACGCTTTGCCGGCAGCAGACCAACCGCTCGCCCTCGATCCGGCCCGGCCGGCCCGGTCGGCCTCCTCCACCGGACGTCCCGGCGTGCGGCCGGACGCCGTCGGACGCCCTGGGAACAGCGTAAACTCGGACAGGAACACCGTAAACAGGCGCCACGCGAACCACTCCGCGATCACCGCGTACAGAAACCCAAAGCAAAGAAAAACACGACCGCCGCACACCGGATCGAATGGTTCCGTTTTGACCGGCCTGCGGTGAATGTACAGCGACCCGACCTGCGAGAACGCGATCCGTCCCCGGTGCGTGCGGATCACCCTTGACACTCGGGATACGAACATGAAATAAAGTTCGGGTCCCATGAAACTAAATGGTGGTCCCAGGGATCGAGGACGCACCAACTTTGACTGGTTCGGGGTGACGGGGGAATGTCACACAGAAGACCAGGGCGGAGCAGGCTGCTCACGCAGTCGGCCGGAAGACCCTGCTCGTAGGCGTCCTTGACGCTGATCGTTTCGCATCGCAGCACGTTGTCGCACCGCTGTCCCATCCTGCCCATTCTTCATTAACCCTCATTGACAACGGGCTGTTCACCAGTACCCGCCATGACTCGCACGCGCGCCCGGACGACTCGGCGCCATGCGGGACACAACCATGCGGGCGAAATCCTGACCGCCGCGTGTCGCCTTGTGCTGCCCCGCGCCGAAATGGCTCGTCAGGTAGCTCATCCGGTGACGGCCCATGCGATTACGTCGTATTTTTTTGGAGGTTGTCGAATTGACGCTGCGAACGCTTGCGGAACTCTGGGAGCGAACAGCACGGGAGTTCCCGCGCCACATCGCGATCATCTCCGAGAGCGAATCCCTCTCGTACCAGGAGGTGAACGACCGGGCGAACCGGCTGGCCCGCGTACTCGTCGCGCGAGGCGCGGGGCCCGAGCGGCTGGTGGGGCTGGCCCTCCCCCGCTCCCCGCAGATGGTGATCGGCGTACTCGCCGCGGCCAAGGCGGGCGCCGCCTTCCTGCCCGTCGACACCACCTATCCGGCGGAGCGCGTGTCCTTCATCGTCGAGGACGCGGCGCCGGTGCTGCTGTGCACGACCCAGGCCGCGCAGGCGGGCCTGCCGCCGGAGCTCCCGGTCCCGCGGCTGGTACTCGACGCCCCTGAGCACCTCTCGGCGCTGGAGTCGGTGCCGGACACGGACCTGACCGACGACGAGCGAGCGGGCCCGCTGTCCCCGGCGCACCTCGCCTATGTCATCTACACCTCGGGCTCCACCGGCCGCCCCAAGGGCGTCGCCGTCACCCACACCGGGCTCGCCGGACTGGCCGCCGCCAAGGTCTCGGGGATGCGGGTGACAGCGGACAGCCGCGTACTGCAGTTCGCCTCGCCGAGCTTCGACGCCTTCCTGACCGAGCTGCTGTCGGCCTTCACCAGCGGAGCGGCGCTGGTCGTGCCGCCGGCCGGGACGCTGGCGGCGGACACCCTCGAAGCGGTCCTGCGCGAGCACCGGATCAGCCATGTCGTGCTGCCGCCCACCGCCGCCCTGACGATCCTTCCCGAGCGGGTCCCCGACCTGCGCACCCTCGTCGTCGCGGGCGAGGCGTGCCCGCCGGCCCTCGTCGAGCGCTGGGCACCCCATGTCCTGCTGCTCAACGCGTACGGACCGACGGAGGCCACCGTCTGCGCCACGATGACCGAGCCGCTCGTCGCCGGCGACGAGGTGACGATCGGCCGTCCGCTGCCGGGAGTGTCGGTGCACATCCTGGACGACGGACTCCGCCCGGTGCCGCCCGGTGAGACGGGCGAACTCTTCATCGCCGGCCCCGGACTCGCCCGCGGCTACCTCGGCCGTCCCGGGACCACCGCGGAGCGCTTCGTGGCCAATCCGTTCGGCACGGCCGGCGAGCGCATGTTCCGCACCGGTGACCTGGCCTCGTGGCACGCCGACGGCCGGATCCGCTTCCACGGCCGGGCCGACGACCAGGTCAAGCTCCGCGGGTTCCGGATCGAACTCGGCGAGGTGGAGGCCGTACTCGGCCGGCACCCGAAGGTGGCGCAGGCGGTGGCCGCGCTGCGCACCGACCACGGGACGAGCCCGCAGCTGGTGGCCTACGTCGTACCGGCCGACGGCACCGCGCCCACGCCCGCCGAACTGCGCGAGCACATGCTGCGCTCCCTGCCCGACTTCATGGTCCCGGCCGTCTACGCGATGCTCGGCGCCCTGCCGCTCAGCCCCAACGGCAAGGTCGACCGCGCGGCCCTCCCGGCGCCGGGCCTCACCGTGCGGCCCGAGGCACGGCAGCCGAGCACACCGGCCGAGAAGGCGCTCTGCGAGATCTTCAGCGAGCTGTTCACGGACGCCGAGATCGGCGTCGAGAGCAACTTCTTCGAACTCGGCGGCACCAGCATCCTCGCCATCGCCTTCATCCAGCGGGCCCAGGAGAGCGGCCTGGAGATATCCCCGCGCGACGTCATCGAGAACCCCACCATCGAAGCCCTCGCCGCGGTCGCGGCGGCCAAGGAGTGACGGATGACCAGCCGACCCATGGTCCGACCCGAGGACATCGACAGCATCGACCTCGCCTCACCGCGGCTGTACGCCGAGAACGAACTGGACGAGGTGTGGCGCCATCTGCGTACCCACCGGCCCGTCTACTGGCACCCGCCCCGGGCGGACCGCCCCGGATTCTGGGTGATCAGCCGCTACGCCGACGTCAACAAGGTCTACCAGGACAAGGCGCACTTCACGACCGAGAACGGCAACGCGCTGGCGACGCTGCTCACCGGCGGTGACTCCGCCTCAGGCACCATGCTGGCGGTCACCGACGGCGTCCGGCACCACCAGATCCGCAACGTGCTGAACAAGGGTTTCTCGAAGCGGACGTTGAACCTCATCGCGCACTCGCTGCAGCAGAGCGTGGACCGGCTGCTGCTGGCCGCCCTGGACAAGGGCGAGTGCGACGCCGCCCACGACATCTCGGCGAACGTCCCGCTCGGCGCCATCTGCGACCTGCTGGAAATCCCCGAGGCCGACCGCACGTTCCTGCTGAGCCAGACCGCGCACGCCTGGAGCTCCGACTACGCCGACGCGCCGCCGGAGGACAACTGGGTCGCGAAGAACGAGATCCTGCTCTACTTCAGCAAGCTCTGCCGGGAGCGCAAGGGCAGCGCCAACGACGACATGGTCAGCCTGCTGGCCAACTGCCGGATCGACGACCAGCCGCTCAACTCCGTTGAACTCATGGCGAACTGCTACGGCCTGATGATCGGCGGTGACGAGACCGGACGGCACGCGATCACCGGCGCGATCCTCGCGCTGATCGAGCACCCGGACCAGTGGCGCGCGCTCAAGAACGGCGACGTCGACCTCGACACCGCGACCGAGGAGGTGCTGCGGTGGACGGTCCCGTCCCTGCACGGCGGCCGCACGGCCACCGGCGACGTCGTCGTGGGCGGTGAACAGATCAAGGCCGGCGACGTCGTGAGCGTGTGGATCTACTCCGCCAACCGCGACGAGACGGTCTTCGACCAGCCGGACCGGTTCGACCTCGCCCGCACCCCCAACAAGCACTTCACCTTCGCCTACGGCACGCACTACTGCCTGGGCCACCACCTCGGGCGCATGGAGGTCTACGCCGTACTCGACGGGCTGCGCCGGCTGGTCACCGACCTGGAGCAGATCGGCGAGGAGAAGTGGATCTACTCCAGCATCCTGCACGGCATGAGTTCGCTGCCGGTGCGCCTGACCGCCTGAGCGCCCCGCGCGCATCCCCCACCACTCCCCGCTCCACCCCATCCCATCACCGCACGCCAGGAGGGACACCCAATCCATGAGCGCGTTCGAGGACGAGGGGCGCGGCTGTCTCGTGCCGCGCAACGACATCGGCCAGCACTCGCTGTGGCCGTCCGGCATCGACGTCCCCGGCGGCCGACGCACCGTCGCCGGGCCGGACGGCCGGGACGAGTGCCTACGGTACGTGGCGGCCCAGGCGGAGCCGGGCACCGCACGATGACCGCACCCCGCACAGCACAGCCGGACGGCGGCGTCGTCGTCGTCACGGACGCAAGCGTCGCCGTCGTCACGGGCGGGGGCCGCGGGATAGGGGCCGCCGTCGCGGCCCGCCTCGCCGCGGCGGGGACCTCGGTGGCCGTGGTGGACCGGACCGAGGACGACACCGCCGAGACCGTCGCGGCGCTGCGGGCCGCCGGCGGTACGGCCCTCGGCCTGGGCTGCGACGTGGCCGCCGCCGACCAGGTCACCGCGGCCGTGGCGGAGGTCGTCCGCGCCTTCGGCGGCCTGGACGTCCTCGTCAACTGCGCCGGCGTCACCCGGGACCGGCTCCTGCTGACCATGGACGACGACGAGTGGGACACGGCCCTGGACGTCAATCTCGGCGGAACCGTGCTGTGGTGCCTGGCCGCGGCCGGGCAGATGCGGCGCCGGCGCGGCGGACACATCGTCAACTTCGCGTCCGTCGCGGCCGACGGAAACCCCGGCCAGGCCAACTACGCGGCGGCGAAAGCCGCGGTCACCGGGTTCACCCGCGACCTGGCGGCCGAGCTCGGCCCGCACGGGATCACCGTCAACGCCGTCGCCCCGGGCTTCGTCGCCACCCCGATGGTCGACGCCCTGGCCACCCGGCTCGGGGCCGGCCGCGAGGAGTTCCTGGAGCGGGCCGCCGCACAGTCCGCACTCGGCCGGGTCGGCACCGTCGAGGACATCGCCCGAGTGGTCGCCTTCCTCACCGGCCCGGACACCGGCTTCCTCACCGGCCAGACCCTGTACGTCGACGGGGGACAGCCATGAACCCCGTCGCCGTACTCGTGGGCACGGCCGAGGGCACGGGACTGGCCGCCGCCGTCCGGCTCGCCGAGAGCGGGCTGGACATCGCGCTCGTGGACCCCGGCCCCGCGTCCGCCGACGAGACGCTGCGGCGGATCACCGCCGTCGGCCGGCGGTGCACCGCGATCGAGGCGGACCCGGCCGACACCGGGGCCTTCTCCGCCGCGCTCGCCCGGATCCGCTCCGATCTCGGCAGGCCCGACATGCTGCTGACCTGCGTCGGCACCGGCCCCGACGAGGAGGACGAGAGCCAGGGGGCCGACGTCACCGCCGGCGTGGCGCGATACGCCCCGGTACGGCGGGCCCTGCGCACCCTCTTCGTCACCAACCGGGCCGCCGCCGGGGAGATGCTGCGCGGCGGCGGGGGCCGGATCGTCAACGTCGCCCGTGCCCCGCGCACCGAGCGGACGGCCGGGGACACCGGCCGGACGCTGGTGGCCGGACTGGCCGGGTTCACCGCGTCCGTGGCACCGGAGCTGGCGCCCTTCGGCATCAGCGTCCACTTCGTCGCACCGGCCGCACTGCGCCCCGGCACCCGCCCACCGGTCGGTACGGCACCCCCGGCGGACCCCGGGAGCTACCCGGAGCACCTCGCCGACCAGGCCGCCCTCCTGACCGGCGCCCCGGCGGCCGCCCTCACCGGACAGGGCGTCTACCTCCCCGGACGTCCGCCTGCCCGGCATCCCGCCCCGACCCCCACCCCAACCAGCCGAGGAACGGTAGCCACACCATGACAAGCACCGCGAGCACGGCCGGCGGGAGCACGGAACCAGCGCACTACGCCGTCCGCGTCCTCGACCGGCTCGCCCTGAGCGAACGCCCCGTCGTCCACTGGGGCGAGAACGTCATCTCCAGCTCCGAACTGCGGGCGGCGGTGCTGCGCGTCGTCGGCGCGCTGGCCGAACTCGGCGTCCGCGAGGGCTCCGCCGTGGCGGTCCTGACGGAGGTGAACAGCCCGTGGCTGCTGGCGACCCGGTACGCCGTGCACCTCATGGGCGCGACCCTCGTCGCCGTGTCCGGGGCCAACCACGGAACCACCACGCACCGGCTGGACACCGAGACCCGCGCCCGGATGGCCGGCGAGTGCGGGGCACGCGTCCTCGTCCACGACGCGGCACAGCGCGAGGAGGCCGAGCGGATCCGTGCCCTGCTGCCCGACGGCGTCGGCATGTGCCGGCTCGGCGCGCCCGTCCACGGACCGGTGAGCGCCGGCGACCACCCGGTCGACGGCCCGCCCAAGGGCTTCTCCCCGCGCGTTCCCGCACGCGCCCTGGTGATCTACACCAGTGGCAGCACCGGCCGGCCGAAGGGCGTGATCAAGCCCTTCGCGGCCTGGAACACGGTCGTGCTGAAGGAGACCGCCACGGTGACTCCCAAGGTCTTCCTGGCGATGAGCGCCGTCACGCACACCGGCGGCCTGCTGGTGGACACGGCCGTCGCCGCCGGCGGCAGCGTGGTGCTGCGCACCGGCTTCGACCCGCGCACCCTCCTCGCGGACATCGAGCGGTACCGCGTCACCGACACCCTGATGGGCGTTCCGCAGTTCTACGAACTCGTCAACCACCCCGATGTGCACCGGGCCGACCTGTCCTCGCTGCGCCGCCTGCTGTACGTGGGCTGCCCCGCCTCCCCGGAGCGGGTGCGCGAGGCCGTCAAGGTGTTCCCCGGAGTGCTCCACCACTCCTACGGCACCACCGAGACCGGCCAGATCGCCATGCTCACCGCGGCCGACCACGACGTACCCGAGCTGCTGTCCACCGTGGGGCGGCCGAGGCCCGGCCTGGAGGTCGTCGTCCAGGACCCCGCCACCGGCCGGGAACTGCCCCGCGGGGAGACCGGCGAGGTGGTCGTCCGCAGCCCGCTCGCCATG encodes:
- a CDS encoding AfsR/SARP family transcriptional regulator produces the protein MRRYGLRFGLLGPPVLYDRPPYEISYAPSIETTAGSSAGGFDDTPEDGVRALGSPKVRALLAALLLEAGRVVSVESLKDALWGGAPPVSAQASLHNHVTRLRRLLDDPERLRAVPPGYVLRVDHGELDVHVFDALVAEARAAHARRKWPDAVRACTAGLALWRGTPLSGLPADFGGYPLVQRLEEARLLLLEWRYDAELALGGARLAALAPELAALVAEHPLREAYHRQLMLALHRTGRQAEALAVHRDLRARLIDELGIEPGPAVREAHVEVLRESGAERQPEAEETPRQQPYDQDGSVSDGEEEREDGRPQEGGLAVRQTPRPAQLPAPPAHFTGRADAHRELRQALTEPPAPAPAIAVISGMAGVGKSALALYVAHELRERFTDGQLYVNLHGATPGMTPLTATQALAALLRDLGVEPRNVPEHPDAAAALLRSLFAPARILLVLDDAANAAQVRPLLPAGPGCAVIVTSRSPLTALDGARRFPLTPLTGEDSAALLRAVSGREGLDAGHALVELTGRLPLALRVVAARLAARRALTPEVLAGQLAETGGRLRHLEYDDLSVRRSLAVAHDALAAAEREADRDAALALRRIGALDLPTYGAPLIARLTDTDARRAEAALDRLVDVALLEETAYGRYTPHDLVRDFARELADLGRGDEGGMRDGRADPGPGEAGERGAVGRGGTGDTVAAADVADDPDLLALRWYAAVAERMLEVVVEPGLDLEDRRRPTAAQPVEHAADVAELGSFESAEVAFAWGEVELENVVALVERNADTVDPRRAAHLSVLVRLLFPYVQRGGRVAEMEVLGRAGLGAARRLGDPAAEAYALGDLAGLHFLTGRQKDALTLTDQALAIWQRLGTASRIRRCLNNRGLLLEGLGRFAESGEALRQSLAYSRQLNDPYGEAVTRSHLGNLYEHTDPRAAIEQHRRSLAIGDAIGAVIVQHSAHCNIGYAHLTLGEPAAAAEHFEESLRILGGAGDWHGESQTRLGLVRALRQLGETERAGGECAELLRRADARADRYIGGLARHQHGLLLRERGRRAEAYDTWRAALAALDGTDEQTVLGELRALLADQPTGP
- a CDS encoding class I adenylate-forming enzyme family protein; translated protein: MTSTASTAGGSTEPAHYAVRVLDRLALSERPVVHWGENVISSSELRAAVLRVVGALAELGVREGSAVAVLTEVNSPWLLATRYAVHLMGATLVAVSGANHGTTTHRLDTETRARMAGECGARVLVHDAAQREEAERIRALLPDGVGMCRLGAPVHGPVSAGDHPVDGPPKGFSPRVPARALVIYTSGSTGRPKGVIKPFAAWNTVVLKETATVTPKVFLAMSAVTHTGGLLVDTAVAAGGSVVLRTGFDPRTLLADIERYRVTDTLMGVPQFYELVNHPDVHRADLSSLRRLLYVGCPASPERVREAVKVFPGVLHHSYGTTETGQIAMLTAADHDVPELLSTVGRPRPGLEVVVQDPATGRELPRGETGEVVVRSPLAMEGYAGDPELTARVLREGWVHTGDYGSLGEDGYLRLSGRMNDVVKVHDTKVHPSEVEKVLVGHRGVIDAHVYAHRRSDLIEELHAAVVLRPDSPPGHEALREHVARVMTPTHAPVRFVRWREFPVNESGKVDRRLVRERGLRAGSADGEPLSAE
- a CDS encoding glycosyltransferase family 2 protein; translated protein: MVEPRIAVAVVTMGNRPAEVDALLESVAKQDLAPARIVIVGNGCRLPEFARRLSLPGEVTTIDVEENLGCPGGRNVALARLREFGDVDVVVELDDDGLLVDADVLRRVRDLYAADPRLGIVGFRIADEHGETQQRHVPRVGKSDPMRGGYVTGFLGGGHALSMAMLAETGDWPAEFFFAHEETDLAWRAADAGWKIRYAPELLLQHPKTSPARHAIYYRVNARNRVWLVRRRLPLALVPVHLGVWTLLTLARTRSSAGLKAWCAGFVEGLREPAGERRPMRWRTVWRLSRLGRPPVI
- a CDS encoding SDR family NAD(P)-dependent oxidoreductase, with protein sequence MNPVAVLVGTAEGTGLAAAVRLAESGLDIALVDPGPASADETLRRITAVGRRCTAIEADPADTGAFSAALARIRSDLGRPDMLLTCVGTGPDEEDESQGADVTAGVARYAPVRRALRTLFVTNRAAAGEMLRGGGGRIVNVARAPRTERTAGDTGRTLVAGLAGFTASVAPELAPFGISVHFVAPAALRPGTRPPVGTAPPADPGSYPEHLADQAALLTGAPAAALTGQGVYLPGRPPARHPAPTPTPTSRGTVATP
- the fabG gene encoding 3-oxoacyl-ACP reductase FabG, yielding MTAPRTAQPDGGVVVVTDASVAVVTGGGRGIGAAVAARLAAAGTSVAVVDRTEDDTAETVAALRAAGGTALGLGCDVAAADQVTAAVAEVVRAFGGLDVLVNCAGVTRDRLLLTMDDDEWDTALDVNLGGTVLWCLAAAGQMRRRRGGHIVNFASVAADGNPGQANYAAAKAAVTGFTRDLAAELGPHGITVNAVAPGFVATPMVDALATRLGAGREEFLERAAAQSALGRVGTVEDIARVVAFLTGPDTGFLTGQTLYVDGGQP
- a CDS encoding MbtH family NRPS accessory protein: MSAFEDEGRGCLVPRNDIGQHSLWPSGIDVPGGRRTVAGPDGRDECLRYVAAQAEPGTAR
- a CDS encoding cytochrome P450, which gives rise to MTSRPMVRPEDIDSIDLASPRLYAENELDEVWRHLRTHRPVYWHPPRADRPGFWVISRYADVNKVYQDKAHFTTENGNALATLLTGGDSASGTMLAVTDGVRHHQIRNVLNKGFSKRTLNLIAHSLQQSVDRLLLAALDKGECDAAHDISANVPLGAICDLLEIPEADRTFLLSQTAHAWSSDYADAPPEDNWVAKNEILLYFSKLCRERKGSANDDMVSLLANCRIDDQPLNSVELMANCYGLMIGGDETGRHAITGAILALIEHPDQWRALKNGDVDLDTATEEVLRWTVPSLHGGRTATGDVVVGGEQIKAGDVVSVWIYSANRDETVFDQPDRFDLARTPNKHFTFAYGTHYCLGHHLGRMEVYAVLDGLRRLVTDLEQIGEEKWIYSSILHGMSSLPVRLTA
- a CDS encoding amino acid adenylation domain-containing protein codes for the protein MTLRTLAELWERTAREFPRHIAIISESESLSYQEVNDRANRLARVLVARGAGPERLVGLALPRSPQMVIGVLAAAKAGAAFLPVDTTYPAERVSFIVEDAAPVLLCTTQAAQAGLPPELPVPRLVLDAPEHLSALESVPDTDLTDDERAGPLSPAHLAYVIYTSGSTGRPKGVAVTHTGLAGLAAAKVSGMRVTADSRVLQFASPSFDAFLTELLSAFTSGAALVVPPAGTLAADTLEAVLREHRISHVVLPPTAALTILPERVPDLRTLVVAGEACPPALVERWAPHVLLLNAYGPTEATVCATMTEPLVAGDEVTIGRPLPGVSVHILDDGLRPVPPGETGELFIAGPGLARGYLGRPGTTAERFVANPFGTAGERMFRTGDLASWHADGRIRFHGRADDQVKLRGFRIELGEVEAVLGRHPKVAQAVAALRTDHGTSPQLVAYVVPADGTAPTPAELREHMLRSLPDFMVPAVYAMLGALPLSPNGKVDRAALPAPGLTVRPEARQPSTPAEKALCEIFSELFTDAEIGVESNFFELGGTSILAIAFIQRAQESGLEISPRDVIENPTIEALAAVAAAKE